From the Anaeromyxobacter dehalogenans 2CP-1 genome, the window TCGTTCCCGCCGCTACGATGGCCGATCTCGAGCCCGGAGCCATCGAGAAGTTCCGAGAGCTGTGGCGACGGAAGTCAGGTAACGAGCAGATCGACCGAATGGGGCCGGATCAACTCCTGGCGGACGCCGAGCTGGCGCCCGACGGCCGCATCAGTGTTGCGGCGCTCGTGCTGCTCGGCACTCGCGCTGGGCTCGGAAGACATCTAGCGCAGGCCGAGCTGGTGGCTGAGTACCGGTCCGCGGACGCGAGCATCGCGCCACAGCAGCGTCTCGAATTCCGCGAAGGGTTCCTGCGCTACTTCGACGAGCTGCTTCGGTTTGTCCAAGCGCGCAACGAGGTGCAGCAGTTCCGCGACGGCCTCATCATCAGGGACATTCCCACCATCAACGAGGTCGCCGCACGCGAGGCGATCCTGAATGCGGTGAGCCACCGCGATTACAGGCACGCTGGATCGATCTTCCTGCGCCTGTACCCTCGACGGATCGAGATCGTGAGCCCCGGCGGGTTCCCTCCAGGCGTGACGGCGGAGAACATCTTGTGGCGGCAAGCGCCGCGGAACCGACGGCTCGCGGAGGCGCTCGCGAAGTGCGGGTTCGTCGAGCGCTCCGGCCAGGGCGCCGACAGGATGTTCGAGGAGTCCATCAAGGAGGGTAAGCCCCGTCCCGACTTTGCCGGGACGGACGACTATCAGGTCGCGCTCACGTTGCGTGGCGACGTGCAAGACGTCGCCTTCCTCCGTTTCCTAGAGCGCGTCGGTCAGGAAACCCTTGTCTCATTCTCGACGACCGACCTCGTCGTCCTCGATATCGTTCATCGCGGCGAGGAGGTCCCGAAGAACCTCGCGTCTCGTGTGCCTCAACTGGTCGAGAAGGGTGTCCTTGAGCGCTACGGCCGAGGGCGGAAGAAGCTCATGCTTTCGCGCCGCTTCTACGCGTTCGTCGGCCGCAAGGGGGAGTACACGCGCCGGCGCGGCCTCGACAAGCCGCATTCGAAAATGCTGCTGCTCCAGCACCTAGAGCAGTTCGAGACGGCGACCATCCAGGAGTTCGAGCAGGCGCTCCCTGGCCACGTCCGTCACGCCATTCACCGGCTGCTCCGAGAGTTGAAGAGGGAAGGAAAGGTCGTGATGCTCGGGTCCAAGCGTGGAAGCCGCTGGACCCTGAAGAAGTGATTTGCAGCCAGCAAAGCAGCCGTCGCACCCAGTAACAAAACTGACGTATCAAAAACCCGTAACATCCCGTTTTATCAGGAAGTAGTCTCGTGGCGCGATCGCGCCGCGCGATCGCAAAGCCATCGCCTGAACACGGCCGCCAGCGTGAGCGCGGCCGGTGAGCGGGCTGCAGGCGCGCCGGCGCCGGTTCGCCTTGCGCGCCTGACTCCCCGAGCCGCTCAGGCGCGCTCGACCGCCGCCCGCAGCGTCTCCAGCGCCTGCCGGACGTCGTGCCGGAACGGCGTGGTGAGCAGGGCGGCGGCGAAGCCGACGGTCACGGTTCCGGCCACGAGCGCGAGGACGATCCCCGCGACATCGGATGCGAGCCCGCGCAGGTTCGCCGCGGCCGCATACGAGAAGAGCGCGAACCAGACCCCCAGGAATGCGGCGAGCGCCCACCGAAGCCGGAAGCGGAGTCGGACGACGGAGCCAGCCCCGGCGCTCTCGATCTCGCCGACGACCACCGCGTGCGGCCGCTGGACGTTCCGCACCAGCTGGAAGCGCCGCCCCTGGAGCTTTCCGCGGAACGGCCGCTGCGCCGCCCAGTGCCCCTGGGTCACCAGCTCGGCCACCCGTGCAGCGATCTCGTCCGGGGTGGACGTCGAGCGAAGCTCGGTGCGGTCGAAGGGGAGGAGGTTCATCCTGGAGCGCTGTGCCTCGGGGTCGGGGGAACTCGGGTCGTACCGGTGGTGCACACCGTATCCCGGCAGCGCCTAAAACGAAACGCCCGGGGTCGCCGGGCGTTCGGTCCATCGAAGATTGGAGCGGGAAACCGGATTCGAACCGGCGACCCTCAGCTTGGGAAGCTGATGCTCTACCAACTGAGCTATTCCCGCGTCGCGACCCCGTTTTTGCCGTGAAGGCGGGCGGGAGTCAAGGAGATCGGCGGCGCGCTCGGGAGGGGGCGACCGAGGTCTACGCCCTGACCCTCCCGAGCTTCCGGTACAGCGTGGTCCGCCCGATGCCGAGCCGGCGGGCGGCCTCGGCCTGGTTGCCGCCGCACTCGGCCACGGTCCGCTCGATGAGGACCCGCTCCTGGGCGGCGCGGGCGAGGCGGAGGTCGATGGGCGGGGCGACCGCGGAGGGAGCGGTGGGCGCGGCGGCGCGGGCGGTCGGATCCGCGACCTCCGGCATCACCGCGGCGAGCTCCTCCTCGGTCACGCGCGCGCGCGGGTCGCGGTCCGCGAACAGCACCGCCACGCGCTCGAGCACGTTCTCGAGCTCGCGCACGTTCCCGGGCCAGGCGTGTCCGCGCAGCCGCGGCAGCACCATGGAGAGCGCGCGCCGGTGCGCGTCGGCGGCGCCATGGCGGAGGAGGGCGCGCTTCAGCAGGTCGGAGGCGATGAGCTCGACGTCCGCCTCGCCCCGCTCGCGCAGCGGCGGCAGGTGCAGCGGGAGGATGTCGAGGCGGTAGTAGAGGTCCTCGCGGAACTCGCCGCGCGCGATGGCCTGCCGGAGGTCGCGGTGCGTCGCGGCGATGACGCGCACGTCCACCGGGGTGGGATCGTTGCTGCCGAGCCGGAGCACCTGCCGCTCCTGCAGGACGCGCAGGAGCCGCGTCTGCAGCGTGACCGGCACGTCGCCGATCTCGTCGAGGAACAGCGTGCCGGTGTGCGCCGCCTCGAACAGGCCGGGGCGCCCGCCGCGCCGCGAGCCGGTGAACGCGCCCTCCTCGTAGCCGAACAGCTCGGCCTCGAGCAGCGTCTCCGGGAACGCGGCGCAGTTCACCGCCACGAACGGCCGGTCGCGCCGGCGGCTCGCGCCGTGGATGCCCTGCGCCACCATCTCCTTGCCGGTGCCGCTCTCGCCGGTGATGAGCACGGTGGCGTCGGTGCGCGCGTAGCGGCCGGCGAGCTCGCGCAGCCGGACCATCGCCGGCGACTCGCCCACCAGGCCGGAGAGCGCGTACCGCGCCACGAACCGCGGCGGGCGGTGCGTGGAGCGGAGCCCGCGCTCGAGCCGCTGGACCATCGCGGCGGGCTGGCAGGTGAGCACCGCGCCGCGCAGGACGCCGTGCTCGTGCAGCGGGAACCGGCTCACCACCGCGGCGGCGACGCCGATGCGCTGCACCGCCTCGACCTCCGGCGGGCCGCCCTCCAGCACCGGGCCCATGGCCAGCTCGGGCGCGACCGCGGAGAGCTTGCGCCCCTGCACCTCGGCCGCGGTGACGCCGAGCAGCCGCTGCAGCGCCGGGTTGATGGCCTGGATGCGCTCCTCGGTGTCCACCGCCACCACCCCGACCTCGAGGTGCTGGAACATCGCCTGGAGGTGTGTGCGCCGCGAGCCCTCGACGCGCGCGATGCGCGCCACCTCGGCGGCCTGGCGGATCGCCTCTTCCAGCGAGTCCTGGCCGTACAGCAGCACGGCGCGCAGGCCGGAGCGCTCCGCGACCGAGCAGATGGGCCCCGGGCCGACGATGACCTTGAAGCCGCGCGCGGAGAGGTCGTCCACCGCGGCCTGCCCTTCCTCCGGCGTCACGTAGGGCCGCTGCTCGATGACGGTGTCGTCGATGAGGTGCACGCCCTCGAGGCCCGCCACCGTGCGCCGGAAGTTCACCACGCCGATGCGCTTCGAGAGCTTGCGCGCCTGCACCAGCGCCTGGAGCGCGTCCACGGTCGAGGCGGTCACCACCACCACCGGCACGTCCGCGTGGTCGCGCAGGTAGGCGCCGTTGGTGCCGGCCGCCACGAACGCGTCCACCTCCTCGCCGGCCTGCCGGAGCTCGCGCGCGACCTGGAGCGCCTCCTCGAACCCCTTGTCGAAGACCCGGACCTCGGCCACGTCCGCCATCAAGGGCGCGACGCTCTCGAACACGTGCCGGAGTCGGCTCGTGCTGAACGCCCAGACGATGGGGCGGCGGTCGGCGGGGGTCACGACGGCTCCTCGCGAAACGACTCTGGGTCAGGAGCAAACGACTCTGGGTTCGGGGAGAGGCGGGCCTGGTGTACCGGTACTGTACCGAAACCGGAACGGAATGCGCCAGTGACGGAACAGAACGGAACACGTCTGGGAACCAGACCCTCGCGGGGAGGCTGCGTTGATTCGCATGTCAACCCGCCGCCTTGGCCGCTCGGCCGGGCAGGGGCGATGACGTGGTGCGGCACGTGCAACTTGTGCGCGTCGCGCGGCGGCCGTCAGGGCCGCGCAGCGGACGCGAACGCACCACGGAGGCCACGATGGACCGGATCGAGCGGGTGGCGGTGCTGGGGTCGGGCGTGATGGGCAGCACCATCGCCGCGCACCTCGCCAACGCGGGCTTCGGGGTGCTGCTCCTCGACATCGTCCCGAAGGAGCCGAACGCCGAGGAGCGGGCGGCCGGCCTCGGGCTCGACAGCCCGGCGGTACGCAACCGCCTCGCGGCCGCGGCGCGCGCGGGCCTCGAGAAGCTGAAGCCGGCGCCGCTCTACCTGCCCTCCTACGCGTCGCGCATCGACGTGGGCAACCTCGAGGACGACCTCCCGCGGCTCGCGAGCTGCGACTGGGTGGTCGAGGTGGTGCTCGAGCACCTCGAGGTGAAGCGCCAGCTCCTCGGGCGCATCGCCCCGCACCTCAAGCCGACGGCGGTCCTCACCACGAACACGAGCGGCCTCTCGGTGAACGCCATCGCCGACACGTTGCCCGAGGCGCTCCGCCCGCGCTTCCTCGTCACCCACTTCTTCAACCCGCCGCGCTACATGCGGCTCGTCGAGATCGTCTCGAGCCGGCACACCGACCCGGCCGTCGCGGCGGGCATGGCCGAGCTCATCCGCGTGCGCCTCGGCAAGGGCATCGTCACCGGCAAGGACACGCCGAACTTCGTGGCGAACCGCATCGGCGTGTTCGCCATGTGCAACGCCATCCGGCACATGGTGGAGCTCGACCTGACCGTCGAGGAGGTGGACGCCATCGCCGGCCCGCCCACCGCGCGGCCGAAGAGCGCGACCTTCCGCACCGCCGACCTGGTGGGCCTCGACACGCTCCTGCACGTCGCGAGGAACTCCTACGAGCTGCTGCCGGGCGACTCGCGCCGCGACGAGTTCAAGCTGCCCGCCTTCCTCGAGCAGATGGTCGCGAAGGGGATCCTCGGCAACAAGTCGAGGGGCGGCTTCTTCCGGAAGGAGAAGGGCGAGGGCGGCGGCCTCTCGATCTACGACCACCGCAAGGGCGAGTACGTGCCGGCGGCGAAGCCGCGCAGCGCGGCGGTGGAGGCGACGAAGGGGATCGACGACCCGGCCCAGCGCCTCCGGGCCGCGCTGGCCGGGAAGGACAAGGTCGCCGAGCACGCCTGGCGCAACCTGCGCGACACGCTCCTCTACGCGTTCGAGCGCATCCCGGAGATCGCCGACGACGTGGTGAACGTGGACGCGGCCATGCGCTGGGGCTTCGGCTGGGACCTCGGCCCGTTCGAGATGCTCGACGCCATCGGGGTCCCGGCGTTCGTGACCCGGGCCGCGCAGGACGGCGTGGCCGTGCCGGAGCGGCTCCGCGGCATCGAGCGCTTCTATGCCGAGGAGAACGGGCGGCGCCGCTACCTCGACCTCGCCGGCGGCGGCTACCGCGACGTGCCGCGCCCGGCCGACCAGATCGACCTCGCGGTGCTGGAGAAGTCCGGCGCGGTGGTGGAGCGGAACGCGGGCGCCTCGGTGCTGGACCTCGGCGACGGCGTCTTCTGCCTCGAGTTCCACACCAAGATGAACGCGATCGGCCCGGACGTGCTCGCCATGGTCCACAAGGCGGTGGCGCGCGCCGAGCGCGACGGCCAGGGGCTCGTGATCGCGAACCGCGGCCAGCCGGCGTTCTCGGCCGGCGCGAACCTGATGCTCATCGCGGTGGCCATCGCCGAGGGCGCGTTCGACGAGATCGCGCTCACCATCCGCGCGTTCCAGAAGGCGATGATGGCGCTCAAGTACGCGCGGGTGCCGGTGGTGGCGGCGCCGCACGGGCTGGCGCTGGGCGGCGGCTGCGAGGTGTGCCTGCACGCCACCGCCATGAACCCGCTCGCCGAGACGTACATGGGGCTCGTCGAGATCGGCGTGGGGCTGCTCCCTGCCGGCGGCGGCACCAAGGAGATGGCGCTCCGGGCGATCCGGCTCGCCGAGAAGTACGAGATCGACGCCTCGCCGTTCGTGTTCAAGCACTTCAACACCGTCGCGCTC encodes:
- a CDS encoding ATP-binding protein — encoded protein: MNSVEAERLEFKEAKNNFDLEKLVQYCVAIANEGGGVLILGVTDQAPRRVVGSRAFEDLERTKSQLVDRLKLRVDADVIAHPDGRVVAFTIPPRPLGVPLHHNGAYLMRAGESLVAMTPDRLRRIFDEVVPDHSAEIVPAATMADLEPGAIEKFRELWRRKSGNEQIDRMGPDQLLADAELAPDGRISVAALVLLGTRAGLGRHLAQAELVAEYRSADASIAPQQRLEFREGFLRYFDELLRFVQARNEVQQFRDGLIIRDIPTINEVAAREAILNAVSHRDYRHAGSIFLRLYPRRIEIVSPGGFPPGVTAENILWRQAPRNRRLAEALAKCGFVERSGQGADRMFEESIKEGKPRPDFAGTDDYQVALTLRGDVQDVAFLRFLERVGQETLVSFSTTDLVVLDIVHRGEEVPKNLASRVPQLVEKGVLERYGRGRKKLMLSRRFYAFVGRKGEYTRRRGLDKPHSKMLLLQHLEQFETATIQEFEQALPGHVRHAIHRLLRELKREGKVVMLGSKRGSRWTLKK
- the prpR gene encoding propionate catabolism operon regulatory protein PrpR, whose product is MTPADRRPIVWAFSTSRLRHVFESVAPLMADVAEVRVFDKGFEEALQVARELRQAGEEVDAFVAAGTNGAYLRDHADVPVVVVTASTVDALQALVQARKLSKRIGVVNFRRTVAGLEGVHLIDDTVIEQRPYVTPEEGQAAVDDLSARGFKVIVGPGPICSVAERSGLRAVLLYGQDSLEEAIRQAAEVARIARVEGSRRTHLQAMFQHLEVGVVAVDTEERIQAINPALQRLLGVTAAEVQGRKLSAVAPELAMGPVLEGGPPEVEAVQRIGVAAAVVSRFPLHEHGVLRGAVLTCQPAAMVQRLERGLRSTHRPPRFVARYALSGLVGESPAMVRLRELAGRYARTDATVLITGESGTGKEMVAQGIHGASRRRDRPFVAVNCAAFPETLLEAELFGYEEGAFTGSRRGGRPGLFEAAHTGTLFLDEIGDVPVTLQTRLLRVLQERQVLRLGSNDPTPVDVRVIAATHRDLRQAIARGEFREDLYYRLDILPLHLPPLRERGEADVELIASDLLKRALLRHGAADAHRRALSMVLPRLRGHAWPGNVRELENVLERVAVLFADRDPRARVTEEELAAVMPEVADPTARAAAPTAPSAVAPPIDLRLARAAQERVLIERTVAECGGNQAEAARRLGIGRTTLYRKLGRVRA
- a CDS encoding 3-hydroxyacyl-CoA dehydrogenase/enoyl-CoA hydratase family protein; this encodes MDRIERVAVLGSGVMGSTIAAHLANAGFGVLLLDIVPKEPNAEERAAGLGLDSPAVRNRLAAAARAGLEKLKPAPLYLPSYASRIDVGNLEDDLPRLASCDWVVEVVLEHLEVKRQLLGRIAPHLKPTAVLTTNTSGLSVNAIADTLPEALRPRFLVTHFFNPPRYMRLVEIVSSRHTDPAVAAGMAELIRVRLGKGIVTGKDTPNFVANRIGVFAMCNAIRHMVELDLTVEEVDAIAGPPTARPKSATFRTADLVGLDTLLHVARNSYELLPGDSRRDEFKLPAFLEQMVAKGILGNKSRGGFFRKEKGEGGGLSIYDHRKGEYVPAAKPRSAAVEATKGIDDPAQRLRAALAGKDKVAEHAWRNLRDTLLYAFERIPEIADDVVNVDAAMRWGFGWDLGPFEMLDAIGVPAFVTRAAQDGVAVPERLRGIERFYAEENGRRRYLDLAGGGYRDVPRPADQIDLAVLEKSGAVVERNAGASVLDLGDGVFCLEFHTKMNAIGPDVLAMVHKAVARAERDGQGLVIANRGQPAFSAGANLMLIAVAIAEGAFDEIALTIRAFQKAMMALKYARVPVVAAPHGLALGGGCEVCLHATAMNPLAETYMGLVEIGVGLLPAGGGTKEMALRAIRLAEKYEIDASPFVFKHFNTVALAKVSASADELVAMGMLREGDAVTLSPDRLVHDAKQKALALAANFRPGTPATGLRAPGRGAAASIASQLWNMRMGGFITEYEERLGRTIAGVMTGGDVPAGTLVTEQDLLDLEREAFLKLCGERKTLERIQHMLKKGKPLRN